One window of Triplophysa rosa linkage group LG10, Trosa_1v2, whole genome shotgun sequence genomic DNA carries:
- the brms1la gene encoding breast cancer metastasis-suppressor 1-like protein-A: MPVHAREKKDSNHEDMEVDFVEQDGSSSEDEETETSSVSEDGESSEMDDEDCERRRVECLDEMNNLEKQFTDLKDQLYKERLNQVDAKLQEVMSGKAPEYLEPLATLQENMQIRTKVAGIYRELCLDSVKNKYACETQAAFQHWESEKLLLFDTVQSELEEKIRRLEEDRHSIDITSEIWNDELQSRKNKKKDPFSPDKKKKPVTVSGPYIVYMLQDLDILEDWTTIRKAMATLGPHRGKTDVASSKSDKHQHSARSEDGRLFYDGDWYGRGQAICIDKKDEYPTSAVITTINQDEVWFKRVDGSKSKLYISQLQKGKYTIKHA, encoded by the exons ATGCCAGTGCACGCTAGAGAGAAGAAAGACAGCAACCATGAAGACATGGAGGTGGATTTCGTGGAGCAAGATGGGAGCAGTTCAGAGGATGAGGAAACCGAAACCTCGTCTGTCTCTGAGGATGGAGAAAGTTCAG AAATGGACGATGAAGACTGTGAAAGGAGAAGAGTAGAATGCCTTGACGAAATGAACAATCTTGAAAAACAGTTTACTGACCTCAAAGACCA GTTATACAAAGAGCGCCTGAATCAAGTGGATGCCAAACTCCAGGAAGTGATGTCAGGAAAAGCCCCCGAGTACCTGGAGCCTCTTGCCACACTTCAGGagaatatgcaaattagaacAAAAGTTGCAG GCATCTACAGAGAGCTGTGCTTGGATTCTGTGAAGAATAAATATGCCTGTGAAACTCAAGCAGCTTTCCAGCATTGGGAA AGCGAGAAACTGCTATTATTCGATACAGTTCAGAGTGAATTAGAAGAGAAGATCAGACGTTTGGAAGAAGACCGTCATAGCATAGATATTACCTCGG AGATCTGGAATGATGAGTTACAGTCGagaaaaaacaagaagaaagaTCCATTCAGTccagacaaaaagaaaaagcCTGTCACTGTGTCAG GCCCATATATTGTTTATATGCTGCAAGATTTGGATATACTGGAGGATTGGACCACTATCAGAAAG GCCATGGCAACATTAGGACCTCACAGAGGTAAAACTGATG TCGCATCCTCAAAGAGTGACAAACATCAACACAGTGCACGCTCTGAAGATGGACGCCTGTTTTACGACGGCGATTGGTACGGCCGCGGTCAGGCCATTTGTATCGACAAGAAAGACGAGTACCCCACGAG CGCTGTAATAACTACAATCAATCAGGATGAGGTGTGGTTCAAACGGGTCGATGGGAGCAAGTCAAAACTCTACATCTCACAGCTCCAGAAAGGCAAATACACCATAAAGCATGCCTGA
- the lrrc57 gene encoding leucine-rich repeat-containing protein 57, producing MGNSALKAHLETSQKTGVFQLTGKGLTEFPEELQKLTGNLRTVDLSGNKIEVLPDFIGGFQQLKSLTINSNKLSSLPNEIGKLKKLETLILNGNQLKQLSAGVGQLKALRTLSLSGNHFKEFPSGLGSLRHLDVLDLSKNKIQAVPAEVAELQAIEINLNQNQISSLSPEVSRAPRLKVLRLEENCLELSSIPPSILTDSQVSLLSVEGNLFEVKMLRDLEGYDKYMERFTATKKKFA from the exons ATGGGGAACAGCGCTCTCAAAGCTCATTTAGAAACCTCTCAGAAGACTGGAGTCTTTCAGCTGACTGGAAAGGGTTTGACGGAG TTTCCAGAGGAACTACAGAAGCTCACTGGAAACCTGCGCACAGTTGATCTGTCCGGCAACAAAATCGAGGTCCTTCCTGACTTCATAGGAGGCTTCCAGCAGCTTAAGAGTCTGACCATTAACAGCAATAAGCTGT CCAGTCTACCAAATGAAATCGGAAAACTCAAGAAGCTGGAAACTCTCATTTTAAATGGAAACCAGTTGAAGCAGCTTTCTGCAGGTGTGGGTCAGCTGAAGGCCCTGCGGACCCTCAGCCTGTCAGGAAATCACTTTAAAGAGTTTCCCAGTGGACTCGGCTCCCTTCGCCATCTTGATGTCCTGGACCtgtctaaaaataaaatccaGGCTGTTCCGGCAGAAGTGGCCGAACTGCAGGCCATTGAAATCAACCTCAACCAGAACCAG ATTTCGAGCCTGTCTCCAGAGGTGTCTCGTGCTCCCAGACTGAAGGTCTTGCGTCTGGAGGAGAACTGTCTGGAACTTTCCTCTATCCCTCCTTCTATCCTAACAGACTCCCAGGTGTCTCTGCTCTCCGTGGAGGGCAACTTGTTTGAAGTTAAAATGCTGCGTGACCTTGAAGGATATGATAAG TACATGGAACGCTTCACTGCAACCAAGAAGAAATTTGCGTGA